The following are from one region of the Marinomonas sp. CT5 genome:
- a CDS encoding methyl-accepting chemotaxis protein, whose product MQNLSVKAKFIFLILSIIIVFLVALSLIKTKSTELADRFNRFYEENHNVSLNLERVKEAQVDIVLNVRGLQIAYLLSLDKQIPGYLDTISKSYNKTPDLISELNKGLPNKSDESKKLQALVKDFQNKTKAFVSAMENAEDNKAPFPVFSAFIGSYNDLMAYFATLTERTNTEVISAKQETEDLIKDIDLSFWGSIFIAMIISIGLSYFISNNIVRGILGVRNAAQNMAQGYLNKPVQVSGSDEIAELGNAINTSTTNLRNVIANVLSSVDKVNENSQEVLKVNQEVGEFSLNIMDNTSQVVVALDQMSANNRTIADNTQQSAEAANDIRTVAQSSLTTANSTLDAINQLVSSLKETGDVVTQLRQETSNIETILDVIRAIAEQTNLLALNAAIEAARAGEQGRGFAVVADEVRTLAQRSQDSVNEIETLLAQLSSASGQAVNRMEVSLKLVDSSREQVEKTNELTGNILSGIERVSEQAQHVAQSIEEQTEVSEDITKKMHMVQSLTKESAEMAKRSGLNMAQSSVDVQQQLSFFKL is encoded by the coding sequence ATGCAAAATCTCTCCGTCAAAGCAAAGTTCATCTTTCTTATTTTATCTATCATCATCGTCTTTTTGGTGGCACTGAGCTTGATCAAAACCAAAAGTACGGAGCTGGCCGATCGATTTAATCGATTTTATGAAGAGAATCACAATGTTTCTCTTAACTTAGAACGTGTTAAAGAAGCGCAAGTCGACATTGTGTTGAATGTGCGTGGTTTGCAGATCGCGTATTTGCTCTCTCTCGATAAGCAAATTCCAGGTTATCTAGACACAATTTCGAAAAGTTATAACAAAACACCCGATCTGATCTCTGAACTGAACAAAGGTCTTCCCAATAAATCTGACGAATCCAAAAAATTACAGGCTCTTGTTAAAGACTTCCAAAACAAGACCAAAGCCTTTGTTAGCGCTATGGAAAACGCCGAAGACAACAAAGCACCATTCCCAGTCTTTTCAGCTTTCATCGGTTCCTACAATGACTTAATGGCCTATTTTGCAACACTAACAGAAAGAACAAACACCGAAGTCATCAGCGCTAAACAAGAAACCGAAGATCTCATTAAAGACATCGATCTTAGTTTTTGGGGCTCTATTTTCATTGCGATGATTATTTCTATCGGCTTAAGCTATTTCATCTCAAATAATATTGTGCGTGGTATTTTAGGTGTTCGTAATGCTGCACAGAATATGGCACAAGGTTACCTAAACAAACCAGTTCAGGTTTCTGGCAGCGACGAAATTGCCGAGCTTGGTAACGCGATTAACACATCAACCACAAACTTGCGTAATGTCATCGCTAACGTGTTGAGCTCAGTAGATAAGGTCAATGAAAACAGTCAAGAAGTCCTAAAAGTAAACCAAGAAGTCGGTGAGTTCTCGTTGAATATTATGGACAACACCAGTCAAGTCGTCGTCGCGCTGGATCAAATGTCCGCTAATAACCGTACCATTGCCGATAACACCCAACAGTCCGCGGAGGCCGCTAACGACATTCGCACGGTAGCACAAAGTAGTTTAACCACCGCCAATAGCACCTTAGACGCGATTAATCAGCTGGTTTCCTCCTTAAAAGAAACCGGCGATGTGGTCACCCAGCTCCGTCAAGAAACAAGTAATATAGAGACGATCCTAGATGTCATCCGTGCTATTGCTGAACAGACCAACCTTCTTGCCCTAAACGCGGCTATTGAAGCTGCTCGAGCAGGCGAGCAAGGTCGAGGTTTTGCGGTTGTGGCTGATGAAGTACGAACACTAGCGCAACGTTCACAAGACAGTGTGAATGAAATCGAAACATTATTGGCACAACTTAGCTCCGCCAGCGGACAAGCTGTTAATCGCATGGAAGTCAGCTTAAAACTGGTGGACTCGTCTAGAGAGCAGGTCGAAAAAACCAATGAGCTCACCGGCAATATTCTCTCTGGCATTGAACGCGTGTCGGAACAAGCACAGCACGTCGCTCAATCTATAGAAGAACAAACGGAAGTATCAGAAGACATCACTAAGAAAATGCACATGGTGCAAAGCTTAACAAAAGAGAGTGCCGAAATGGCCAAACGCTCGGGCTTAAACATGGCGCAAAGTAGCGTAGATGTGCAGCAACAATTAAGCTTTTTTAAACTTTAA
- a CDS encoding GGDEF domain-containing protein yields the protein MTPAILYFSSQQASWRVQLDTLLSAYGQSIEWQAVQNINQSPALSIVLLEENGISEQDWPFLPSRKTIVIVDSWSLKSSVQWIKRGAANCFARDDERLAAWLVSELSQFSIHRAPKAEDDILQVIIDAIPAPIFFKDKLHIYQGCNTAFCQSLGVPREKVIGYSVYDVAPKHLADTYYKADTQLLNQGGAQRYEADVQFSDGSIHEIEFNKAVFKKSNGEALGLVGVMLDITERNQLMRKLDKTSRTDPLTGISNLREFNLIIHDELNQQKQFEKRLCLMTLDIDFFKKINDKFGHSGGDQALQLIAEWLQKKLRSTDTLFRVGGEEFYILMRDIDIENAFKIAERLCKGMATHTFLINQQSVHITLSAGVIELSPSTDLETALDMVDKALYEAKSDGRNCVCPVYQ from the coding sequence ATGACACCTGCTATTTTATATTTTTCATCTCAACAAGCATCATGGAGAGTACAATTAGACACTCTTTTATCTGCTTATGGGCAATCAATTGAATGGCAAGCAGTACAAAACATCAACCAATCACCTGCTTTGTCTATTGTTCTACTTGAAGAAAACGGCATCAGCGAACAAGACTGGCCATTTTTACCCTCAAGAAAAACCATCGTTATTGTCGACTCATGGAGTTTAAAAAGCAGCGTCCAATGGATTAAGCGTGGGGCGGCAAACTGTTTTGCACGTGATGATGAGCGTCTGGCTGCTTGGCTAGTATCAGAGCTTTCGCAATTTTCAATACACAGAGCACCAAAGGCAGAAGATGATATTTTACAAGTCATCATAGATGCGATACCTGCACCGATCTTTTTCAAAGACAAACTGCATATTTATCAAGGCTGTAATACGGCTTTTTGCCAATCGCTTGGTGTTCCTCGTGAAAAAGTCATTGGTTATTCTGTCTATGATGTTGCACCAAAACACCTCGCAGACACTTACTACAAAGCGGATACCCAACTACTCAATCAAGGCGGAGCGCAACGTTATGAAGCGGATGTGCAATTTTCAGATGGTTCTATCCATGAAATAGAGTTCAATAAAGCCGTCTTTAAAAAATCAAACGGCGAAGCATTGGGGTTAGTGGGTGTCATGCTGGATATAACAGAGCGCAATCAATTGATGCGTAAGTTAGATAAAACCTCTCGAACCGACCCTCTTACAGGAATATCAAACCTTAGAGAATTCAACCTTATCATCCATGATGAACTAAACCAGCAAAAGCAGTTTGAAAAAAGACTTTGCTTAATGACTCTTGATATCGACTTCTTCAAAAAAATTAACGATAAATTTGGTCATAGCGGCGGCGATCAAGCGCTTCAACTTATTGCAGAGTGGTTACAAAAGAAGCTGAGATCAACAGACACTTTATTTCGTGTTGGAGGCGAAGAATTCTATATTTTAATGCGAGATATCGACATAGAAAATGCTTTTAAAATAGCAGAACGCCTCTGTAAAGGCATGGCAACTCATACCTTTTTAATCAACCAACAATCCGTTCACATCACATTATCCGCAGGCGTTATTGAACTTTCACCCTCAACAGATTTAGAAACCGCCCTAGATATGGTAGATAAAGCCTTATATGAAGCCAAATCAGATGGACGAAACTGTGTCTGCCCTGTCTATCAATAA
- a CDS encoding Fe(3+) ABC transporter substrate-binding protein has protein sequence MKRQTIKTSLFTLTSTAALMTFGSASVHASGEINVYSARSEALIKPLLDIYAKENNVKVNLITGKADALLNRLKSEGDASPADVFITVDAGRLYRAKEAGVLQPFETKHLNKVIPEHLKDRDGYWYGLSQRARVILYNPETVSASDLSTYEDLADPKWKGKICIRSSSNIYNQSLVASMIEADGEKQTLEWIKGLVANFARPPAGGDTDQIKAAAAGVCDIAVANTYYFGRLGLSNKASDRAVFDKLKMFWPNQADNERGAHVNVSGIGITASANNKDNAKQLIDFLTSQQSQEWYAKVNNEYPVIDGVAPPKSLATFGEFKADKVSLSVLGENNRQAVKLMDQGGWK, from the coding sequence ATGAAGCGTCAAACAATAAAAACCTCACTCTTCACCCTAACAAGTACAGCGGCTTTAATGACCTTCGGCAGCGCATCTGTGCATGCCAGTGGAGAAATTAACGTCTATTCCGCTCGCAGCGAAGCCCTCATTAAACCTTTGCTAGACATCTATGCCAAAGAAAACAATGTCAAAGTTAACCTCATTACAGGTAAAGCCGATGCGCTATTAAACCGTCTGAAATCAGAAGGTGACGCAAGTCCGGCCGATGTATTTATCACAGTGGATGCTGGGCGTTTGTATCGAGCCAAAGAGGCTGGCGTTCTGCAACCCTTTGAAACAAAACATCTAAACAAGGTGATTCCTGAGCATTTAAAAGATCGCGATGGATACTGGTACGGCCTTTCTCAGCGCGCACGTGTGATTCTATATAATCCAGAAACGGTATCCGCGTCTGATTTATCAACTTACGAAGACTTAGCCGATCCTAAATGGAAAGGTAAAATTTGCATCCGTTCATCTAGCAACATTTATAACCAATCTTTGGTTGCTTCCATGATAGAGGCCGATGGCGAAAAACAAACGCTAGAATGGATCAAAGGCTTAGTTGCCAACTTTGCACGTCCACCAGCTGGCGGGGATACCGATCAGATAAAAGCCGCCGCAGCAGGAGTTTGTGATATTGCGGTGGCAAACACCTATTATTTTGGTCGTTTAGGTTTAAGTAACAAAGCAAGTGACCGTGCGGTTTTTGACAAGCTAAAAATGTTCTGGCCGAACCAAGCAGACAATGAGCGTGGCGCTCACGTCAATGTCAGTGGTATTGGCATAACTGCATCGGCCAACAACAAAGACAATGCCAAACAACTGATCGACTTTTTAACCAGTCAGCAAAGCCAAGAATGGTACGCAAAAGTAAACAACGAATACCCTGTGATCGACGGTGTGGCGCCACCAAAAAGCTTAGCGACATTTGGTGAGTTCAAAGCCGATAAAGTGTCTTTGAGCGTATTAGGTGAAAACAACCGCCAAGCGGTTAAATTAATGGACCAAGGTGGTTGGAAGTAA
- a CDS encoding ABC-F family ATP-binding cassette domain-containing protein: MSLISVIELSFQAGSKHLFESLSFSIESGDRIGLVGHNGCGKSTLLKLLLGELSFDSGQLHRQRGLRIGLVEQFLAPELEVISAHQAVLDTIPIEEQVIRGYQVDTLLQQLGFDDVIVQRPLNTLSGGQKNLVLFARAVIQEPELLLLDEPGNHMDGKAMYFLKRYLSLPDVPSFLMISHDRDLLDSVTQRTLWLRDERCYAFHLPYSQAKDALADQDEAARKTREAEEKEIDKLKSSAKRLATWGQVYDNEDLARKAKSMEKRIDKLEINKTFVSRGSGLSLKVDSEFLKTKQVFVFENETIASPDGRPLFRIADLNFRPGDRVALLGTNGSGKSSCIEHLMAVYQRGVSEQSATRFNPNVRIGYFDQELEQFNVELGIADWIRQNCSASQEEIRRVLIQWGFPYLDHGRRVNVLSGGERARILLLTFLLDQPNLLIMDEPTNHIDLQGKEELESDLTQEGVSLLFTSHDQRFIQNIATRFWWIRDGQLVELHDSDVYFASQGGELSCASRDKQQETIQSNVFQGESIKIETMADEEQILERICELEKLLAEDLARKAKRQKPAKQKQWRDELNQLSLQFERILNR, encoded by the coding sequence ATGTCTTTAATTTCTGTTATTGAATTATCTTTTCAAGCGGGTAGTAAACATCTGTTTGAGTCTTTATCTTTTTCTATTGAATCTGGTGATCGTATTGGTCTTGTTGGCCATAATGGTTGCGGAAAATCTACTTTATTAAAACTCCTTCTTGGGGAACTCTCTTTTGATAGTGGTCAGTTACATCGGCAACGTGGGCTTAGAATTGGGTTGGTTGAGCAATTTTTAGCTCCTGAGTTAGAAGTAATTTCAGCCCATCAAGCTGTGCTGGATACTATTCCTATAGAGGAACAAGTCATTCGCGGTTATCAAGTGGACACCTTGCTGCAACAGCTTGGTTTTGATGATGTCATTGTGCAACGCCCCTTAAATACCCTTAGCGGTGGCCAGAAAAACCTCGTGTTATTCGCTAGAGCCGTCATACAAGAACCTGAATTATTGTTGCTTGATGAACCGGGCAATCATATGGACGGTAAAGCCATGTATTTCTTAAAACGTTACTTGAGCTTACCGGATGTGCCGTCATTTTTGATGATCTCCCATGATCGTGATCTATTGGACTCGGTGACACAACGGACCTTATGGTTACGTGATGAGCGCTGTTATGCCTTTCACCTTCCTTACTCACAAGCGAAAGATGCATTGGCTGATCAGGATGAAGCGGCCCGAAAAACACGGGAAGCGGAAGAAAAGGAGATCGATAAATTAAAGAGCAGTGCCAAGCGACTAGCCACTTGGGGCCAAGTCTATGATAACGAAGATTTAGCACGCAAAGCCAAATCGATGGAAAAGCGTATCGATAAACTGGAAATCAATAAAACCTTCGTGAGCCGAGGCTCAGGCTTGTCGTTGAAGGTTGACAGTGAGTTTTTAAAAACCAAGCAAGTCTTTGTTTTTGAAAATGAAACGATTGCCAGCCCTGATGGACGCCCACTATTTCGCATTGCCGATTTGAACTTTCGTCCTGGTGATCGTGTTGCTTTGTTGGGGACGAATGGCAGTGGTAAATCCAGCTGTATTGAGCACTTGATGGCCGTGTATCAACGAGGTGTTAGTGAGCAGAGTGCAACTCGATTTAACCCCAATGTGCGTATTGGCTATTTCGACCAAGAACTAGAGCAGTTCAATGTTGAACTAGGCATAGCCGATTGGATTCGGCAAAACTGCAGTGCCAGCCAAGAAGAAATTCGCCGAGTCTTGATCCAGTGGGGCTTTCCCTATCTTGATCATGGCCGACGTGTCAATGTGCTCAGTGGTGGCGAAAGGGCGCGTATTTTGTTGCTAACGTTTCTGCTAGATCAACCGAACTTGCTGATCATGGATGAGCCGACCAACCACATTGATTTACAAGGTAAGGAAGAGTTGGAGTCCGATCTAACGCAAGAGGGTGTGTCCTTGTTGTTTACCTCTCATGACCAACGCTTTATTCAAAATATAGCGACGCGTTTTTGGTGGATTCGCGATGGCCAGCTGGTTGAACTGCACGATAGTGATGTCTATTTCGCCTCTCAGGGTGGTGAACTGAGCTGTGCATCCAGAGACAAACAGCAAGAAACCATTCAATCTAATGTATTCCAAGGTGAGTCGATAAAGATAGAAACCATGGCGGATGAGGAACAAATATTGGAACGTATATGTGAGCTGGAAAAATTGTTGGCAGAGGATCTCGCTCGTAAAGCTAAGCGTCAAAAGCCTGCTAAGCAAAAGCAATGGCGGGATGAGCTAAATCAATTGAGTCTGCAGTTTGAAAGGATACTTAATCGTTAG
- the ilvY gene encoding HTH-type transcriptional activator IlvY, which translates to MNIKTIKQFLVLSETLNFGRASDECHISISALSRNIRHLEEELGVALFNRDNRTVVLTQEGQKFLKYARDTSRQWSLIRHELTDNSDQLSGEISLYGSVTASYSFLYELLRHFRIAYPAIEIKLRTGDPEHAIAHILDGKEDITIAARPSHLPRGLEFKPIAISPLLFIAPLEQQVPNVPTVTPTSPEEWANIPMILSESGVSRTRVDEWFRQHDIAPRIYAQVTGNEAIVSMVSLGFGIGVVPKIVLDNSPLVDRIKVLDVQPELEPYDIGLFALKKGLKNPLVEAFWNLMEEEGG; encoded by the coding sequence ATGAATATTAAAACCATCAAGCAGTTTCTGGTGTTATCGGAAACGCTTAACTTTGGCCGGGCGAGTGATGAATGTCATATTAGTATTTCGGCTTTGTCACGCAATATTCGACACTTGGAAGAAGAGCTTGGTGTTGCGTTGTTTAATCGCGATAATCGCACGGTGGTGTTGACTCAGGAAGGGCAAAAATTTCTTAAATACGCCCGTGATACCAGCCGACAATGGAGCTTGATACGTCATGAACTGACGGATAATTCCGATCAACTTAGTGGTGAGATTAGTCTTTATGGATCGGTCACAGCGAGTTACAGCTTTTTATACGAACTGCTTCGACACTTTCGAATTGCTTACCCAGCCATAGAAATAAAGTTGCGAACGGGTGACCCTGAGCACGCTATTGCGCATATTTTGGATGGCAAAGAAGACATCACCATTGCGGCGCGTCCCAGTCATTTGCCTCGTGGCCTCGAATTTAAACCCATTGCGATTTCTCCTTTATTGTTTATTGCTCCCCTCGAACAGCAAGTACCCAATGTTCCAACTGTCACACCGACCAGCCCAGAGGAGTGGGCAAATATCCCGATGATTTTATCGGAAAGTGGTGTGTCTCGAACGCGTGTTGATGAATGGTTTCGCCAGCATGACATTGCGCCACGAATTTACGCCCAAGTGACCGGTAACGAGGCGATTGTGAGCATGGTGAGTTTGGGCTTTGGGATTGGCGTAGTGCCAAAAATTGTCCTGGATAACAGTCCGTTAGTAGACCGAATTAAAGTGTTAGATGTGCAGCCTGAGTTGGAACCGTACGATATTGGCTTGTTTGCACTGAAGAAGGGGCTGAAAAACCCGCTGGTTGAAGCCTTTTGGAATTTGATGGAAGAAGAGGGGGGATGA